One genomic segment of Thermovibrio guaymasensis includes these proteins:
- a CDS encoding nitrate- and nitrite sensing domain-containing protein produces the protein MSFKHRIILLSLVSLFSIFTLSYFLLTEARHSLKNAESLEKSVILSTKISELVHELQKERGRTAGFLGSGGKTFKEELQEQRKLTDLKIKELEKYLNKEFVSSLSGEAQKLFLSVILNGLDNLSQVRVKVDSLQISLEDAINFYTKLNSDLIDSVALLAKNSKNAEIANELLAYTNFMYAKDKAGLERAVLSVAFANKMFPDSKLFTKFVDLLAQQKAFIKSFSLAAPERVIDFYKKTVVSSGPSEQVLDYERLALTSPFTKGALNVDPNQWFRIITQKIDLMHKVELFIAKDLIGKIKEVKFEAKSRFNGVLVVSVVAIAVILIVSIASLRGRGE, from the coding sequence GTGAGTTTTAAACACAGAATTATCCTACTATCTCTGGTTTCTCTCTTCTCTATCTTTACTCTCTCTTACTTTCTCCTTACTGAGGCCCGGCATTCGTTAAAGAATGCCGAATCCCTTGAGAAGAGCGTTATTTTGTCAACCAAAATCTCTGAGCTCGTTCATGAACTTCAGAAGGAAAGGGGAAGAACTGCAGGATTTCTGGGAAGTGGAGGGAAGACTTTTAAGGAAGAGCTCCAGGAACAGAGGAAGCTCACAGACCTTAAGATTAAAGAGCTTGAGAAGTACTTGAACAAGGAGTTCGTCTCATCCCTCTCAGGAGAGGCTCAAAAGCTCTTTTTATCGGTTATTTTGAACGGCCTTGATAACTTAAGCCAGGTAAGAGTAAAAGTTGACTCTCTCCAGATTTCCCTTGAGGATGCTATTAACTTCTACACAAAGCTTAACAGCGACCTTATTGACTCGGTAGCTCTTCTTGCTAAGAACTCTAAAAATGCTGAAATTGCTAACGAGCTCTTAGCTTACACTAACTTTATGTATGCAAAGGATAAAGCAGGTCTTGAAAGGGCCGTCCTTTCTGTGGCTTTTGCCAATAAAATGTTCCCAGATTCTAAGCTGTTTACTAAGTTCGTTGACCTTTTGGCTCAGCAAAAGGCATTTATAAAGTCCTTCTCCTTGGCTGCTCCAGAGAGAGTAATAGACTTTTATAAAAAGACGGTCGTTTCCTCCGGACCATCAGAGCAGGTTCTCGACTACGAAAGGCTTGCACTTACATCTCCCTTTACAAAAGGGGCTCTCAACGTTGATCCTAATCAGTGGTTCAGGATAATTACTCAGAAGATAGACCTTATGCATAAGGTGGAGCTCTTTATAGCTAAGGACTTAATTGGAAAAATTAAAGAAGTTAAGTTTGAGGCAAAGAGTAGATTTAACGGCGTTCTTGTCGTGTCGGTTGTTGCTATTGCAGTTATTTTAATAGTTTCAATAGCATCTTTGAGGGGTAGGGGGGAGTAG
- a CDS encoding DUF505 domain-containing protein yields MVIRKEHALALLRVREEEKNKAPTCQLFIKSEEPPYLELERMNLLRYVRPLEYSLTYWGRVLANILDEMVEKGLIPHPSKWDDDFRWLGSEVLMMIETAIENNDIPGPLTEEQLEKRGFIEERKVEKKGTFKAVNQYAKDVYEVFKNAHPRLIIDRELCQYIKDMPAGPAESSMLPAGGRFPILMGAMRLLAFSVPTSDVYALTPLGREIKAACETIAPTLETVISEDIMDSLERAVYEGFDSVTEEEKEVLFELALIDDEGNPLPAGEHLLEAYRIWKERSFRPVKSINVEILDAELLRGIEEVWKHHEQDPSTLPTVDELVHYLFYKPLKEYKHLIEYYGRRLYQDLGYQKKEEIRKKFSEVKTVEELFKSFYEKGNEWYKKMYDIVQESLYTLESFNLIRSENYEGKKVHYLTDYGKKVFEDMKTRGFREIPAVAVKAITITNKEFAAPNVDWYNKGVQSYLIGGGEATEAGKMYAQMAYEIRRLPHITRFELQVLHKIPEKGFFVKDVYDAFDETWKEEVEYALNKLEARGYIDILQNEAIILTEAGKLIKKALSGTPEGLANPITPLAVRVLEALRKVGTLYVKEKKVRVLPKNVKEAIKLSGLDPDTFEEEMVILRASNLVGKSSINEAGLLILEALEKLN; encoded by the coding sequence ATGGTAATTAGAAAAGAACATGCCCTTGCGCTTTTGAGAGTGAGGGAGGAGGAGAAAAATAAAGCTCCTACGTGTCAGCTCTTTATTAAAAGTGAGGAACCTCCTTACTTAGAACTTGAGAGGATGAACCTCTTAAGGTACGTTCGTCCCCTTGAGTATTCCCTTACTTACTGGGGAAGGGTTCTTGCAAACATCCTTGATGAAATGGTTGAGAAGGGGCTTATTCCCCATCCTTCAAAGTGGGATGATGATTTTAGGTGGTTAGGATCGGAAGTCCTTATGATGATTGAAACTGCCATTGAAAACAACGATATTCCAGGGCCTTTAACAGAGGAACAGCTTGAAAAGAGAGGTTTCATTGAAGAGAGGAAAGTAGAGAAGAAAGGGACTTTCAAGGCAGTTAACCAGTACGCTAAGGACGTTTACGAAGTCTTTAAAAACGCCCACCCTAGGTTAATTATTGATAGGGAACTATGCCAGTACATTAAGGATATGCCTGCTGGACCTGCAGAGTCTTCAATGCTTCCGGCGGGAGGAAGGTTCCCGATTTTAATGGGAGCTATGAGGCTTTTAGCCTTTTCAGTTCCAACATCCGACGTTTACGCCCTTACTCCACTTGGTAGAGAGATAAAGGCAGCCTGTGAAACTATTGCACCAACCCTTGAAACGGTAATTTCTGAAGACATTATGGACTCGCTTGAAAGAGCGGTCTATGAAGGGTTTGATTCTGTAACTGAAGAGGAGAAAGAGGTCCTCTTTGAGCTTGCTCTAATTGACGATGAAGGTAATCCCCTTCCAGCTGGAGAGCACCTCCTTGAAGCTTACAGGATTTGGAAGGAGAGGAGTTTCAGGCCGGTTAAGTCAATTAACGTTGAAATTCTTGATGCAGAGCTCCTTAGAGGAATTGAAGAGGTCTGGAAACACCACGAGCAGGATCCATCAACTCTTCCAACAGTTGATGAACTAGTTCACTACCTCTTCTATAAACCCCTTAAAGAGTACAAACACTTGATTGAGTACTACGGAAGAAGACTTTACCAGGATTTAGGCTACCAGAAGAAGGAAGAGATCAGGAAGAAGTTCAGCGAGGTTAAGACTGTAGAGGAGCTCTTTAAGTCCTTCTACGAGAAAGGAAATGAGTGGTATAAGAAGATGTACGACATAGTTCAGGAGTCCCTTTATACTCTAGAGTCCTTTAACCTGATTCGCTCTGAAAACTACGAAGGAAAGAAGGTTCACTACCTTACCGATTATGGTAAGAAGGTCTTTGAGGATATGAAGACCCGCGGTTTCAGGGAAATACCTGCCGTTGCAGTTAAGGCAATAACAATCACGAACAAGGAGTTTGCCGCTCCAAACGTTGACTGGTACAACAAGGGAGTTCAGTCTTACCTTATCGGTGGAGGTGAAGCTACCGAAGCAGGTAAGATGTACGCACAGATGGCCTATGAAATTAGGAGGCTTCCTCACATAACAAGGTTTGAACTTCAAGTTCTCCACAAGATACCTGAAAAGGGGTTCTTCGTTAAGGACGTTTACGATGCCTTTGATGAGACTTGGAAGGAAGAGGTTGAGTACGCCCTCAATAAGCTTGAGGCTAGGGGTTACATAGATATCCTTCAAAACGAAGCGATAATCCTTACTGAGGCTGGAAAGCTTATTAAGAAGGCACTCTCTGGAACTCCTGAGGGCCTTGCTAACCCGATTACTCCTCTTGCAGTTAGGGTTTTGGAAGCTCTCAGGAAGGTCGGAACCCTCTACGTTAAGGAGAAGAAAGTTAGGGTTCTTCCGAAGAACGTTAAGGAAGCTATTAAGCTCTCCGGCCTTGACCCTGATACCTTTGAAGAGGAAATGGTTATTCTTAGGGCTTCAAACCTCGTCGGTAAGAGCTCAATTAACGAGGCAGGCCTTTTAATCCTTGAGGCCCTTGAAAAGCTTAATTAA